In Bdellovibrio sp. GT3, one genomic interval encodes:
- a CDS encoding fatty acid desaturase, with product MKKKKIEWPVALFLTLNPLVTFILLPVYFYTQGFEWGIALFALIFAAATNLSITAGYHRLFSHKSYDAHPIAKAIFLLIGASAFQGSALKWSSDHRRHHTHIDGEKDPYNINEGFWYAHMGWMFFKDSVDQKIQAPDLEKDWMVQFQHKYYGWVAIATGFVVPTLIGAAMGSWLGGLVIAGGLRIFLTQQSTFFVNSLCHTLGKQTYSKEISARDSWFVAVLTHGEGYHNFHHKFQIDYRNGIKWYHWDPTKWVIKTLNVMGLAYKLRQISNVEILKARLQAESAELKKVGIADEHLTMMREKIIEAQAKIKKLREDYEQFKADAARKREELKEAYDLKLAELRHEIEVAHIEFQMGMKMWKLHLQKV from the coding sequence ATGAAAAAGAAAAAAATTGAATGGCCGGTAGCCCTCTTTTTGACTCTGAATCCACTGGTTACATTCATTCTATTGCCAGTATATTTCTACACTCAAGGTTTTGAGTGGGGAATTGCTCTGTTTGCTTTGATTTTCGCAGCAGCTACAAATCTAAGCATCACTGCTGGTTATCACCGCCTGTTTTCTCATAAAAGCTATGACGCCCATCCTATTGCGAAAGCGATCTTTCTTTTGATCGGTGCTTCCGCATTCCAAGGTTCGGCTTTGAAATGGTCTTCTGATCACCGCCGTCACCACACTCATATTGATGGCGAAAAAGATCCTTACAACATCAACGAAGGCTTCTGGTATGCACACATGGGTTGGATGTTCTTTAAGGACTCTGTTGATCAAAAAATCCAAGCCCCAGATCTTGAAAAAGACTGGATGGTTCAATTTCAGCACAAATATTACGGCTGGGTGGCTATCGCTACGGGCTTCGTGGTTCCAACTTTGATTGGTGCTGCTATGGGCTCTTGGTTGGGTGGTCTGGTAATCGCTGGCGGGCTAAGAATATTCCTTACACAACAAAGCACGTTCTTTGTGAACTCTTTGTGCCATACACTAGGCAAGCAAACCTACTCCAAAGAGATCTCTGCTCGTGACTCGTGGTTTGTCGCGGTTCTGACTCACGGTGAAGGTTACCATAACTTCCATCACAAGTTTCAGATCGACTATCGCAATGGTATCAAGTGGTACCACTGGGATCCGACAAAATGGGTGATCAAAACTTTGAATGTGATGGGTTTGGCTTACAAACTTCGTCAGATTTCAAATGTGGAAATCCTGAAAGCCCGCTTGCAGGCTGAATCTGCAGAGCTTAAAAAAGTGGGTATTGCAGATGAACACCTGACTATGATGAGAGAGAAAATCATCGAAGCACAGGCCAAGATCAAAAAGCTTCGTGAAGATTACGAACAGTTCAAAGCAGATGCTGCTCGTAAACGTGAAGAGCTGAAAGAGGCGTACGATCTAAAACTTGCAGAATTGCGCCACGAAATTGAAGTTGCCCACATCGAGTTCCAAATGGGCATGAAAATGTGGAAGCTCCACCTACAAAAAGTCTAA
- the recO gene encoding DNA repair protein RecO, producing MSQQKDKFIILRKMKYGESDLILHAISPQGEKRSFIARGALKSKKRFGGGILEPTHFVTFTYKESTEEGKLNTLQEASLINDFAGIRQDYDHLEFALHVLDCVAKVSQEGDKHSDFLFNLLGHTLKSIENAKDVLVLKMHFYLRFLLQQGVIQPEPWMAPFLRTNLADTNSLLEYRQVVDEELNNVENMVRHYIAHAVI from the coding sequence ATGTCCCAGCAAAAGGATAAATTCATTATTTTACGCAAAATGAAGTACGGTGAGTCCGACTTGATTTTGCACGCCATTTCTCCGCAAGGGGAAAAGCGTTCCTTTATTGCCCGTGGGGCTTTAAAAAGCAAAAAACGCTTTGGCGGCGGAATTCTGGAGCCCACTCACTTCGTGACGTTCACGTACAAAGAAAGCACCGAAGAAGGAAAACTGAATACCCTGCAGGAAGCATCATTGATCAATGACTTCGCGGGGATTCGTCAGGACTATGACCATCTGGAATTCGCGTTGCACGTTTTGGATTGCGTAGCCAAAGTTTCCCAGGAGGGTGATAAACACTCCGACTTTTTGTTTAATCTTCTGGGACACACTTTAAAATCGATTGAAAATGCCAAAGATGTTTTGGTTTTGAAAATGCATTTCTATTTGCGTTTCCTGCTTCAGCAAGGCGTGATTCAACCGGAACCCTGGATGGCGCCATTCCTTAGAACAAACCTGGCCGACACAAACTCGTTGCTGGAATATCGTCAGGTTGTCGACGAGGAATTGAACAACGTCGAAAACATGGTTCGCCATTATATCGCTCACGCCGTGATTTAG
- a CDS encoding arylsulfatase, which produces MKPKDSKSNNEPSSPTPKILPRDDFHFSGSVGRTVFDSDPAEFPQPVAAPAGAPNIVLILLDDTGFGQFSTFGGGVPSPTVDKLAAEGLRYNTFHTTALCSPTRAALITGRNHHSATFAGITEAATGYDGYTCILPKSCGTVGEVLRQNGYMTAWIGKNHNTPTWETSAVGPFDRWANGLGFDYFYGFNGGDMDHWNPVLYEDHKLVPRSPDPDYHLTSDLAEKAITWVHKAKSIAPDRPYFLYVAPGATHAPHHTPKDWIEKFKGKFDMGWDKYREQTLDRQKKLGVVPADTKLTERSRGLPAWDSLNADQQRLYSRMMEVFAAYGAHCDHEMGKIIDAVKQLPDADNTMIIYILGDNGSSAEGGLEGSLNENVFFNGLSEKWEDNLKAIDELGGPKHFNHFPSSWAHAMNTPFQWTKQVASHFGGTRNPMVISWPEKIKDKGGLRNQFLHVIDIAPTIYEACGITPPALLNGIQQKPIEGISFAFTFEDAKAESKRKTQYFELAVNRGLYHNGWMASSPSFVPWEANRNEKDFNPDKAKWELYNITEDFSQANDLSQKHPEKLRELQDLWWVEAAKYQVLPLDWRGTVRLSDELMGRPSLTQGRTKIEYFEGMVGLPDSSAPSILNKSWVISAAVDLPDENANGMIITHGGNGGGYGLYLRNGKPSFVYNFLSLERPTFTSKKSLPKGKSVLTVEFTYDGGGLGKGGKLKMSCNGESLVEGRLEKTIPLKMSIIEGLDVGMDSGSPIDFTYELPFKFTGKIEKVTIELKPEAATQKKTTSTEKTPPSEYKSGGAEPEL; this is translated from the coding sequence GTGAAGCCTAAAGATTCAAAGTCAAATAATGAGCCATCTTCCCCAACTCCCAAGATTTTACCCCGTGATGATTTTCACTTTTCTGGAAGTGTGGGACGTACCGTATTTGATTCCGATCCTGCAGAGTTCCCCCAACCGGTAGCCGCACCGGCAGGCGCCCCCAACATCGTTTTGATTCTTTTGGATGATACGGGGTTTGGTCAATTCAGCACCTTTGGCGGCGGTGTACCTTCACCCACAGTCGATAAACTTGCGGCCGAAGGACTTCGCTACAACACCTTTCACACCACAGCCCTTTGCAGTCCCACCCGTGCCGCTTTGATCACGGGCCGCAATCATCACTCCGCAACTTTTGCAGGTATTACTGAAGCAGCAACTGGATACGACGGGTATACCTGCATACTTCCAAAGAGCTGCGGCACCGTCGGAGAGGTCCTTCGTCAAAATGGCTACATGACTGCCTGGATTGGTAAAAACCACAATACGCCCACGTGGGAAACAAGCGCCGTGGGACCCTTTGATCGATGGGCGAATGGATTGGGCTTTGACTACTTTTACGGATTTAATGGCGGAGACATGGACCATTGGAATCCCGTTCTCTATGAAGACCACAAGCTGGTACCTCGCTCTCCAGATCCAGATTATCATCTGACTTCTGATCTCGCAGAGAAGGCCATCACATGGGTGCATAAGGCTAAATCCATTGCACCTGATCGTCCCTATTTTTTGTATGTGGCACCTGGAGCCACTCATGCTCCCCATCACACCCCCAAAGATTGGATTGAAAAATTCAAAGGCAAATTTGATATGGGTTGGGACAAATATCGCGAGCAGACACTGGATCGGCAAAAAAAACTGGGTGTTGTTCCTGCGGATACGAAGCTGACTGAACGCTCTCGTGGGCTGCCGGCCTGGGATTCACTGAATGCAGATCAACAGCGACTGTACAGTCGCATGATGGAGGTTTTCGCAGCTTACGGAGCGCACTGCGATCACGAGATGGGTAAAATTATCGACGCCGTAAAACAGCTTCCAGACGCTGACAACACGATGATTATCTATATACTGGGGGACAATGGCTCCAGCGCCGAAGGCGGACTTGAAGGCTCCCTCAATGAAAATGTCTTTTTCAATGGCCTTTCCGAAAAGTGGGAGGACAATTTAAAAGCCATCGATGAGTTAGGTGGTCCGAAACACTTCAATCACTTCCCATCATCCTGGGCACATGCGATGAACACTCCATTTCAATGGACCAAGCAAGTTGCAAGTCATTTCGGTGGAACCAGAAATCCGATGGTCATTTCGTGGCCGGAGAAAATCAAAGATAAAGGCGGATTAAGAAATCAGTTCCTGCATGTCATTGATATTGCGCCAACCATCTATGAAGCTTGCGGTATCACACCGCCAGCCTTGCTAAACGGAATTCAGCAAAAACCCATCGAGGGTATCAGCTTCGCATTCACCTTCGAAGATGCAAAAGCTGAATCAAAAAGAAAAACCCAGTACTTTGAATTGGCCGTCAATCGCGGCTTGTATCACAATGGTTGGATGGCTTCCTCCCCGTCTTTCGTACCTTGGGAAGCAAACCGCAACGAGAAAGATTTCAATCCAGACAAAGCGAAATGGGAGCTCTATAACATTACCGAGGATTTTTCCCAGGCGAATGATCTTAGCCAAAAGCATCCGGAAAAGCTGCGGGAACTACAGGATTTGTGGTGGGTTGAGGCCGCTAAATATCAAGTCTTGCCTCTGGATTGGCGAGGCACTGTACGTTTAAGCGATGAACTTATGGGACGCCCGAGCTTAACTCAAGGTCGCACTAAAATTGAATATTTTGAAGGCATGGTTGGCCTACCAGACAGTTCAGCTCCATCCATTCTGAATAAATCATGGGTGATTTCCGCTGCCGTGGATTTACCAGACGAGAACGCCAACGGAATGATCATCACTCACGGTGGTAACGGTGGTGGTTACGGACTCTATCTCCGAAATGGGAAGCCTTCGTTCGTTTATAACTTCCTGTCCCTGGAGAGACCTACTTTCACTTCCAAAAAGAGTCTTCCAAAAGGCAAGTCAGTTCTAACCGTTGAATTCACTTATGATGGCGGAGGACTTGGAAAGGGCGGCAAACTTAAAATGAGCTGTAACGGCGAATCACTTGTTGAAGGCCGTCTTGAGAAGACGATTCCCCTTAAGATGTCCATCATTGAAGGACTTGATGTTGGAATGGACTCTGGCTCACCGATTGATTTCACTTACGAATTGCCTTTTAAATTCACCGGTAAAATAGAAAAGGTAACCATTGAACTGAAACCTGAAGCTGCCACGCAAAAGAAAACAACATCTACGGAAAAGACTCCACCAAGTGAATACAAATCAGGAGGCGCAGAACCGGAGCTATAA
- a CDS encoding tyrosine-type recombinase/integrase, whose amino-acid sequence MSKAFQLSKNIDKYLKYMAFVKSASPLTIKHYTLDLQQAFELDKNSQSEKTSWSEAELMGSVRAAFNRWASLSLASRNRKAATLKSFFNWAYTEENLLERNLAIQVVCPKVPRKLPHFLSVDEALAVLHTFDREHQVPLNEKVLFLLLYGGGLRISEACNLRWSSVQLPQKTLRVLGKGNKERVVALPQMTVQVLQRWKKECGFDDFIFGEKPLVQRTAYEMVRKSGQRAGLLKPLHPHALRHSFATHLLSSGANLRTLQEMLGHESLQATEKYTHLGIDQLARTMESLHPLGKGKP is encoded by the coding sequence ATGAGCAAGGCTTTTCAGCTCTCTAAAAATATAGATAAGTATTTGAAATACATGGCCTTTGTCAAATCGGCCTCGCCCCTTACAATCAAGCACTACACCCTCGATTTGCAGCAGGCCTTCGAGTTGGACAAAAACTCACAATCCGAGAAAACCTCATGGTCTGAGGCCGAATTGATGGGTTCGGTGCGGGCTGCTTTCAACCGTTGGGCCTCCCTTTCTCTGGCTTCCCGGAACCGAAAAGCCGCCACTTTGAAGAGTTTTTTTAACTGGGCCTACACGGAAGAGAATCTGCTGGAGCGGAATCTCGCGATACAGGTGGTGTGCCCGAAGGTGCCTCGCAAGCTGCCACATTTTTTGAGTGTTGATGAAGCACTTGCTGTGCTTCACACCTTTGATCGTGAACATCAAGTGCCCTTGAATGAGAAAGTTTTGTTCTTACTTCTTTACGGTGGTGGTCTGCGTATCAGCGAAGCCTGCAATCTGCGTTGGTCTTCCGTGCAACTACCGCAAAAAACTTTGCGCGTGCTGGGTAAGGGAAACAAAGAACGTGTGGTCGCGCTTCCCCAGATGACTGTGCAGGTTTTGCAGCGCTGGAAAAAAGAATGTGGCTTTGATGATTTTATTTTCGGTGAAAAACCGCTGGTGCAAAGAACTGCTTACGAAATGGTTCGAAAGAGTGGGCAACGCGCTGGTCTTTTAAAACCGCTGCATCCCCACGCCCTAAGACACAGCTTTGCCACTCACCTATTATCGAGTGGTGCAAACTTAAGAACACTACAGGAAATGCTTGGTCACGAAAGCCTGCAAGCGACGGAAAAGTACACCCATCTGGGCATCGATCAATTAGCACGAACGATGGAGTCGCTTCATCCCCTCGGCAAAGGAAAGCCCTAG
- a CDS encoding sigma-54 interaction domain-containing protein produces the protein MNDNNSTILPSSQNANQIMWNTNTTSKVMENKTIVYTSEVMGNLMKMIDRVAPSGANILVLGESGTGKELIARSIHERSNRKNKPFIAINCGALRETLLESELFGHEKGSFTGAYNRKIGLAEAANGGTLFLDEIGELDPAIQAKLLRFIQEGEMFRVGGKEPIKVDIRLICATNRELDQEVVRGNFREDLFYRINTIVVSAPPLRRRKEDIPSLINHFLNNSQHAYLNRGRSVSEDAMKVLMKYEWPGNIRELQNVCERLQILSDGHMIMLNDLPENIRNPETQKDVIEYDPNMTLHDLEKRYILKALQHFGGNKTQAANNLGITIKTLYNKLHEYGEFEKFAVHTKPAK, from the coding sequence ATGAACGATAACAATTCTACGATCCTGCCCTCTTCTCAGAATGCTAACCAAATCATGTGGAATACAAACACAACTTCCAAAGTGATGGAAAACAAGACCATCGTCTACACTTCTGAAGTTATGGGCAACCTGATGAAAATGATCGATCGCGTAGCTCCATCTGGCGCGAATATCCTGGTACTTGGTGAGTCAGGTACAGGTAAAGAGTTGATCGCTCGCTCCATCCATGAGCGTTCAAACCGTAAAAACAAACCATTTATCGCTATCAACTGCGGAGCTCTTCGCGAAACATTGCTAGAGTCTGAGTTGTTCGGTCACGAAAAAGGTTCTTTCACTGGCGCTTACAACCGTAAAATCGGTTTGGCTGAAGCTGCTAACGGCGGGACATTGTTCCTGGACGAAATCGGTGAACTTGATCCAGCTATCCAGGCTAAACTTTTGCGCTTCATCCAAGAAGGCGAAATGTTCCGCGTAGGCGGCAAAGAGCCAATCAAAGTTGATATCCGTCTGATCTGTGCGACGAACCGTGAGTTGGATCAAGAAGTTGTTCGCGGTAACTTCCGTGAAGACCTTTTCTATCGTATCAACACGATCGTAGTAAGTGCTCCGCCACTTCGTCGTCGTAAGGAAGACATTCCTTCTTTGATCAACCATTTCTTGAATAACTCTCAGCATGCATACTTGAACCGTGGTCGTTCAGTTTCTGAAGACGCGATGAAAGTTTTGATGAAATACGAGTGGCCAGGAAACATCCGTGAACTTCAAAACGTATGTGAGCGCCTTCAGATCCTGTCTGACGGTCACATGATCATGTTGAACGATCTTCCAGAGAACATCAGAAACCCTGAGACTCAAAAAGACGTGATCGAGTATGATCCAAACATGACTTTGCATGATCTTGAGAAGCGTTACATCTTGAAGGCTCTTCAGCACTTCGGTGGTAACAAAACTCAAGCGGCAAACAACTTGGGTATCACGATCAAGACTCTTTATAACAAACTTCATGAGTACGGCGAGTTCGAAAAATTCGCAGTTCACACGAAGCCAGCTAAGTAG
- a CDS encoding aminotransferase class V-fold PLP-dependent enzyme: protein MYKHLYRRFTEANPTLLHFASHSHHYWPDVTREAQLQYWDDCAKYVDDKWSHIFSVKVPQAQRLISDVLNLTHSQQIVFAPNTHEFVFRLLSSLDWNQKVRILTTDSEFYSFDRQVSRLAELPHFEVVKIPTLPFDTFHERFEQAMESSDWNMIFLSHVFFNSGLVCDVERLVKDAPSDVPFVIDGYHSFMAAPLNLKPIQEKVFYVAGSYKYAQGGEGCCFLYVPPSTRHRPMYTGWFAELSKLSAIGNEVGYPTDAYQYAGSTMDFSGMYRLIATLETFKDQGLDITRIHTLIQNNQQLFLEELAKVNHPLVNRQNLIQDNLKNHGHFLTFNLPSTEATSQLVKEMKTRGLMTDSRGSRLRFGFGLYHDTTDIKAAVAKI, encoded by the coding sequence ATGTACAAACATCTTTATCGTCGATTTACAGAAGCGAATCCCACCCTGCTCCATTTTGCCAGCCACAGCCATCACTATTGGCCTGACGTGACTCGCGAAGCCCAGCTTCAATACTGGGACGATTGCGCCAAATATGTCGACGACAAATGGTCCCACATCTTTTCAGTCAAGGTTCCTCAAGCTCAAAGACTTATTTCTGACGTTTTGAATCTGACACATTCCCAGCAAATAGTATTTGCTCCGAATACCCACGAGTTTGTTTTCCGACTATTGAGTTCCCTGGATTGGAATCAGAAAGTCCGGATTCTAACCACAGATTCTGAATTCTACTCGTTCGACCGCCAGGTCAGCCGCCTTGCAGAACTTCCTCATTTTGAAGTTGTGAAAATCCCCACTCTCCCCTTCGACACATTTCACGAACGCTTCGAACAAGCCATGGAATCCTCAGATTGGAATATGATTTTCCTTAGCCATGTATTCTTCAATTCGGGATTGGTCTGCGATGTTGAAAGACTTGTGAAGGATGCCCCTTCCGATGTTCCTTTTGTGATCGATGGCTATCATTCGTTCATGGCGGCGCCCCTGAACCTGAAGCCCATTCAGGAGAAGGTATTTTATGTCGCCGGATCCTATAAATATGCACAGGGTGGAGAAGGCTGTTGCTTCCTTTATGTCCCACCAAGCACCCGTCACCGTCCGATGTATACCGGTTGGTTTGCAGAGCTCTCGAAACTGTCAGCGATCGGCAACGAAGTCGGCTATCCGACCGATGCTTATCAGTATGCCGGCAGCACCATGGATTTTTCCGGAATGTATCGATTGATTGCCACTCTTGAAACTTTCAAGGATCAGGGGTTGGACATCACCAGGATTCACACTTTGATTCAGAACAATCAACAGCTGTTTCTTGAGGAACTTGCAAAAGTGAATCATCCCCTGGTGAACCGTCAGAACCTAATCCAGGATAACTTGAAAAATCACGGTCACTTTTTAACTTTCAATCTGCCATCGACTGAAGCGACTTCACAGCTGGTCAAAGAAATGAAAACCCGGGGTCTTATGACGGACTCCCGGGGCTCACGTTTACGATTTGGTTTTGGACTGTATCACGACACAACTGACATCAAGGCCGCGGTCGCCAAAATCTGA
- a CDS encoding flagellin N-terminal helical domain-containing protein, with amino-acid sequence MGMRVTTNIAAINAQRNLVGSQRTINDSMAKLASGSRINKAADDAAGLAISESFKAQIRSAAQAQRNANDGISMVQTAEGGLNEIGNIIVRLRELGIQASSDTIGDKERGMLNKEVVQLKDEMQRIANVTTWGTTKLLDGSSPSFDFQVGIRNNAEEDRISFKASENVATLDSLGLAGIDFSSKDGAQSALSMLDEAQTSVNGTRANLGALQNRLTSTVDNLGVAQENMSAANSRIRDTDVAQASSEMTRNNILLQAGTSTLAQANQTNQLALKLIG; translated from the coding sequence ATGGGAATGAGAGTAACAACAAATATCGCTGCAATTAACGCTCAAAGAAACTTGGTTGGTTCACAAAGAACTATCAACGATTCAATGGCAAAATTGGCTTCTGGTAGCCGTATCAATAAAGCTGCTGACGACGCTGCAGGTTTGGCGATCTCTGAAAGCTTCAAAGCTCAGATCCGCTCTGCTGCACAAGCTCAACGTAATGCGAACGATGGTATCTCCATGGTTCAAACTGCTGAGGGTGGCTTGAATGAAATCGGTAACATCATCGTACGTCTACGTGAGCTTGGTATCCAGGCTTCTTCTGACACTATCGGTGACAAAGAGCGCGGTATGTTGAATAAAGAGGTTGTTCAACTTAAAGACGAGATGCAACGTATCGCTAACGTTACAACTTGGGGTACAACGAAATTGTTGGATGGTTCTTCACCAAGCTTCGATTTCCAAGTAGGTATCCGTAACAATGCTGAAGAAGATCGTATCTCCTTCAAAGCAAGCGAAAACGTAGCTACTTTGGACTCTTTGGGTCTAGCTGGTATCGACTTTTCTTCTAAAGACGGTGCACAATCAGCTCTATCCATGCTTGATGAAGCTCAAACTTCTGTGAATGGTACACGCGCTAACTTGGGTGCCCTTCAAAATCGTTTGACTTCAACTGTTGATAACTTGGGTGTAGCTCAAGAGAACATGTCTGCTGCTAACTCACGTATCCGTGATACTGACGTAGCTCAGGCTTCTTCTGAGATGACTCGTAACAACATCTTGTTGCAAGCTGGTACTTCAACTTTGGCTCAAGCGAACCAAACTAACCAATTGGCTTTGAAACTAATCGGTTAA